In Parasegetibacter sp. NRK P23, a single genomic region encodes these proteins:
- a CDS encoding SusC/RagA family TonB-linked outer membrane protein — protein sequence MRLPKLSLLLGIFLLFMANCVFAQEKVVTGTVLDDLGTPLEGVTVRIKKSSRATQTGAEGKFSLRVNSTDVLEFSYVGFQPQEARVGDRSAFSIVLKPAGANLGEVVVTAMDIKRSKRELGFATQTVDGDDVKETQRENFLNSLQGRVAGLTVNPTSGAAGASSSLVLRGFNSLSLSNEPLYVVDGVILDNQSVDEDSKGGASIGIVQRGAGLTSTNNQKNDYINRMADINPNDIESITVLKGPEATALYGSQASSGAIVITTKKGKSNKLAVQYDNSFRLQKITRFPETIDKYENGENGVPSNVWRYFGPEYPEGTVLFDNKNYFFKNGFSQTHNLGLDFGIKKSIFRVSGSFFDQDGMVPNNTYRRNNIRVSNTTKIGKYVDITPTVSYIGSNNRKVIRSTGGFMISLLSWPNTVDIRDYEDESGGKVPVFNANPNADYDNPLFNVYKNKSYDETDRYNASVGININPYPWLSVSGRFGYETYNTYGYLQYHPQSYYISASVNGIQDNWWRKYKGYNHTITATAKKKFNKNFSGRLMVGTMWQDYETSMYAVTGNNLTDPNRTDSSNTAPNTRDRLLRNKIGEYNLSQLRQIAYFGEAMLSYKDLVYLTASQRFEQASTLPSQNRNYNYPGASLSVILSDIVPGMSAGKVDFVKLRGSLAGTARLNLPYSTQSIFADVSSSGGGYQYGFTNNNPNLEPERQSTFEVGTEVRMFNSRLTFDLAYYNTLTKSQIIESFRLSYGTGYVLNTQNAGSTRNQGVEAVIGIDVVKKNDFSYRTQFNMNRMWGRVIEMPANVLEYYIADTWVYNNTRGGISLNSPTTSITSANYLTNAKGDILIDPATGLPLVNTVYSVVGDRNPDIRLGWNNQFRYKNWSFNFLWDLKLGGDIFNGTAKYLTAIGRHPITEDRYTPRIVEGVLRDGLEETANPTKNTIQIIPGYNFNYYGANMPDALFIEKDVNWFRLRDVTLSYTVPESITGKIKGIKNLGIFCTANDLVLITNYTGADPSVSGNSAGTRGVGSFGFDYSTVAAPVSINFGLRASF from the coding sequence ATGCGATTACCTAAACTAAGCCTCTTGCTGGGCATTTTCCTATTATTTATGGCAAACTGCGTTTTTGCGCAGGAAAAGGTGGTAACAGGAACCGTACTTGATGACCTGGGAACTCCATTAGAAGGAGTGACAGTGCGAATCAAGAAAAGTTCACGTGCTACTCAAACCGGAGCTGAAGGTAAGTTCAGTCTCCGGGTGAACAGTACAGATGTACTTGAATTTTCTTATGTAGGATTTCAACCTCAGGAAGCCAGAGTGGGTGACCGCTCAGCGTTTTCTATAGTGCTGAAGCCTGCTGGAGCAAACCTGGGAGAAGTGGTTGTGACGGCAATGGATATTAAGAGAAGCAAACGCGAACTTGGGTTCGCTACGCAGACCGTTGATGGGGATGATGTAAAAGAAACTCAACGGGAAAATTTTCTGAATAGCTTACAGGGGCGGGTTGCGGGCCTTACAGTAAACCCTACCTCGGGAGCGGCAGGAGCCTCGTCTTCCCTCGTGCTGCGAGGCTTTAACTCTCTTTCTCTAAGTAATGAACCTTTGTATGTGGTGGATGGCGTTATTCTTGACAACCAATCAGTAGATGAGGACTCTAAAGGAGGAGCATCAATAGGTATTGTTCAGCGTGGCGCAGGATTGACCTCAACCAATAATCAGAAAAACGATTATATCAACCGTATGGCGGATATAAACCCGAATGATATTGAAAGTATCACTGTACTTAAGGGACCAGAGGCGACTGCCTTATACGGAAGCCAGGCAAGTTCCGGAGCTATTGTAATCACTACAAAAAAAGGCAAATCCAATAAACTGGCCGTTCAGTACGACAACAGTTTCAGGCTACAGAAAATTACACGTTTCCCTGAAACGATTGATAAGTATGAAAACGGAGAAAATGGTGTTCCAAGTAATGTTTGGCGTTATTTTGGACCAGAATACCCTGAAGGAACGGTGCTGTTCGATAATAAGAACTATTTCTTTAAAAACGGGTTCTCACAAACTCATAACCTGGGATTGGACTTTGGAATCAAAAAATCGATTTTCAGGGTTTCAGGTTCTTTCTTTGATCAGGATGGTATGGTTCCTAACAATACCTATAGAAGAAACAATATAAGAGTATCCAATACTACTAAAATCGGCAAATACGTAGACATTACGCCTACTGTTTCTTATATAGGCAGCAACAACAGAAAAGTAATTCGAAGCACAGGCGGCTTCATGATCAGCTTGCTAAGCTGGCCTAATACAGTCGATATCCGTGACTATGAAGATGAGTCAGGTGGTAAAGTGCCTGTTTTCAATGCTAACCCGAACGCCGATTACGATAACCCACTTTTCAATGTGTACAAAAACAAAAGTTATGATGAAACGGACAGGTACAACGCTTCAGTGGGGATCAATATTAATCCTTATCCGTGGTTATCTGTTTCAGGAAGGTTTGGCTACGAAACCTACAATACCTATGGTTATCTTCAATACCACCCGCAGTCTTATTACATCTCAGCCAGTGTGAACGGTATTCAGGACAACTGGTGGAGAAAGTACAAAGGATATAACCATACGATTACGGCTACTGCAAAAAAGAAATTCAACAAAAATTTTTCTGGCCGCTTGATGGTTGGAACAATGTGGCAGGATTATGAAACAAGTATGTATGCGGTTACCGGAAACAATTTAACTGATCCGAACAGGACCGACAGCAGTAATACGGCTCCAAATACGAGAGATCGTTTGCTCAGGAATAAAATCGGAGAATACAACCTTTCCCAACTCAGGCAAATCGCCTATTTCGGCGAGGCGATGCTGAGTTACAAGGACCTTGTATACCTGACAGCTTCCCAGCGTTTTGAGCAGGCTTCCACGCTGCCTTCCCAAAATAGAAATTACAATTACCCTGGTGCAAGTCTTAGCGTGATATTAAGTGATATTGTGCCTGGCATGTCAGCTGGAAAAGTTGATTTTGTAAAACTTCGTGGGTCGCTTGCTGGAACGGCCCGGCTCAATCTTCCTTATAGCACACAATCTATATTCGCGGACGTTTCATCCAGCGGTGGTGGCTATCAATATGGATTTACGAACAATAACCCTAATCTTGAACCTGAAAGACAAAGCACCTTTGAGGTGGGAACAGAAGTCAGAATGTTCAACAGCCGGCTCACTTTCGATCTTGCCTATTACAACACGCTTACCAAGTCTCAGATCATAGAAAGTTTCCGCCTCAGTTACGGAACCGGATATGTTTTAAATACGCAAAATGCCGGTAGCACCAGGAACCAGGGGGTTGAAGCGGTGATAGGTATTGATGTGGTTAAAAAGAATGACTTTTCCTACAGAACACAGTTTAACATGAACAGGATGTGGGGGCGTGTTATTGAAATGCCCGCTAACGTACTGGAATATTACATTGCGGATACATGGGTTTACAACAATACAAGAGGTGGCATAAGTTTAAATTCTCCAACCACATCCATTACTTCCGCAAACTATCTTACAAATGCCAAGGGAGATATTTTGATAGATCCAGCCACCGGACTTCCACTGGTAAATACAGTGTATAGCGTAGTTGGTGATCGTAATCCGGATATCAGATTGGGTTGGAACAACCAGTTCCGCTATAAGAACTGGAGCTTTAATTTCTTATGGGATCTTAAGTTGGGTGGTGATATTTTCAATGGCACTGCGAAATACCTTACGGCTATTGGAAGGCACCCGATTACCGAAGACCGTTATACGCCAAGAATTGTAGAAGGTGTGCTTCGCGACGGATTGGAAGAGACTGCCAATCCCACCAAAAATACCATCCAGATAATACCCGGATACAACTTTAATTATTATGGGGCAAACATGCCGGATGCGCTGTTTATTGAAAAGGATGTTAACTGGTTCAGGTTGAGGGACGTTACATTAAGTTACACTGTTCCTGAATCTATCACAGGAAAGATCAAAGGGATTAAAAACCTCGGTATTTTCTGCACCGCAAATGACCTGGTGCTGATTACAAACTACACCGGTGCTGATCCAAGTGTAAGTGGGAATAGTGCAGGTACGCGGGGAGTTGGGTCTTTTGGTTTTGATTATTCAACAGTGGCTGCTCCGGTTAGCATAAACTTTGGATTACGTGCTTCTTTCTAA
- a CDS encoding HAD family phosphatase: protein MNKAFLFDLNGTIIDDMAYHSKSWFDILNNDLAAGLTKAQVDKEMYGKNSELLERIFGKEAFTPQEIDHWSVEKEKRYQTAYREHMKLINGLDSFLESAHKKGIPMAIGSAAIPFNISFILDGLDLHKYFPVIVSADDVVLSKPDPETFLKGAAQLNIDPAHCIVFEDAPKGVEAAANAGMKAVVITTMHTAEEFSKYDNIIGFIEDYTDPLLEQLLH, encoded by the coding sequence ATGAACAAAGCGTTTCTTTTTGACCTGAACGGAACCATCATAGACGACATGGCTTATCATTCCAAAAGCTGGTTTGATATCCTCAACAACGACCTCGCGGCAGGATTAACAAAAGCCCAGGTAGATAAAGAGATGTATGGAAAAAACAGCGAACTGCTGGAACGTATTTTCGGTAAAGAAGCGTTCACGCCACAAGAGATCGATCACTGGTCCGTTGAAAAAGAAAAACGTTACCAGACGGCTTACCGGGAACACATGAAACTGATCAACGGATTGGATTCCTTCCTTGAAAGTGCACACAAGAAAGGAATACCCATGGCGATAGGTTCCGCGGCCATCCCCTTCAACATCAGTTTTATCCTGGATGGACTGGACCTGCACAAATACTTCCCGGTTATCGTGAGCGCGGATGATGTGGTACTGAGTAAACCGGATCCGGAAACATTTCTGAAAGGTGCTGCGCAACTTAATATTGATCCTGCGCATTGTATTGTGTTCGAAGATGCGCCCAAAGGCGTTGAGGCGGCCGCCAACGCCGGCATGAAAGCAGTGGTGATCACAACGATGCATACCGCGGAGGAATTCAGCAAGTACGATAACATTATCGGCTTCATTGAAGATTATACCGATCCGTTACTGGAACAATTACTGCACTAA
- a CDS encoding sialate O-acetylesterase, with translation MKRCLLFAFLFFLVSDVFALLRLPGIFSDHMVLQRNSVVSVWGWSQPNETVRVTASWLKDTVTVQSKENARWELKLSTPEAGGPYELHVMTRYEKLVLKDVLIGEVWLCSGQSNMEWNVYNGLPQMEAELPNATNKNIRLMHVQKKGAEHPQEDLRDTWKVCNPEDAKSFSAVAYFLAKRLQNELNVPIGVINASWGGTPAEVWTPEAVVTESPFLKGFAAQQKYSIHWPVAPGVLWNAMIHPLVGYKIAGACWYQGESNVGTWQGYHLLFSGMIQAWRQAWGYEFPFYFVQIAPYTYNSGSAQSAALLREQQQKTLSLPSTAMVVVTDITDNVKDIHPRLKKEVGDRLAAIALAEMYQRKLIDYKSPVFDYFKIEKNRMRIHFKYLNGALVVKGTEVTDLFLAGADGVFYPAKGVVDKNTLLVTSDKVPNPVAVRFGFTDTSIPNLFNSNGLPVSPFRTDTWELR, from the coding sequence ATGAAACGATGCTTGCTTTTTGCCTTCCTTTTCTTCCTGGTATCTGATGTTTTTGCGTTGTTGCGCCTTCCCGGTATTTTCTCTGACCACATGGTTTTGCAACGGAATAGTGTTGTATCGGTATGGGGTTGGAGTCAGCCCAATGAAACGGTGCGCGTAACCGCGTCCTGGTTGAAAGACACGGTTACGGTTCAGTCGAAGGAGAATGCCCGTTGGGAGTTGAAACTTTCTACGCCGGAAGCGGGCGGACCTTATGAGCTGCACGTGATGACCCGCTATGAAAAGCTGGTGCTAAAAGATGTGTTGATCGGCGAAGTATGGCTTTGTTCCGGCCAATCGAATATGGAATGGAATGTTTACAATGGGTTACCACAAATGGAAGCGGAGTTGCCCAATGCTACCAATAAGAACATCCGGTTGATGCATGTGCAGAAAAAAGGAGCGGAGCATCCGCAGGAAGACCTGCGGGATACCTGGAAGGTCTGCAATCCTGAAGATGCGAAATCCTTCAGCGCTGTGGCGTACTTTCTGGCCAAAAGACTTCAGAACGAACTTAACGTCCCCATTGGCGTGATCAACGCCAGTTGGGGCGGCACGCCCGCGGAGGTTTGGACACCGGAGGCCGTGGTAACGGAAAGCCCTTTTCTGAAAGGGTTCGCTGCGCAGCAAAAGTATAGTATACACTGGCCCGTTGCGCCGGGTGTACTTTGGAACGCGATGATCCATCCCCTGGTAGGGTATAAGATCGCCGGCGCCTGCTGGTACCAGGGCGAATCGAATGTTGGCACCTGGCAGGGCTACCACCTGCTCTTTTCCGGCATGATCCAGGCCTGGCGACAGGCATGGGGCTATGAGTTTCCATTTTACTTTGTCCAGATCGCACCCTATACCTACAATTCGGGAAGCGCGCAATCGGCGGCCCTGTTGCGTGAGCAACAACAAAAAACACTTTCCCTGCCTTCCACCGCAATGGTAGTGGTAACTGATATTACAGACAATGTAAAAGACATTCATCCCCGTCTCAAAAAAGAAGTGGGAGATCGCCTGGCAGCTATCGCGCTGGCGGAAATGTACCAGCGCAAACTGATCGACTACAAAAGTCCTGTTTTCGACTATTTTAAAATCGAGAAGAACCGCATGCGCATTCACTTCAAATACCTCAACGGCGCTCTTGTGGTGAAGGGCACTGAAGTGACCGATCTTTTCCTTGCAGGAGCCGATGGGGTATTCTACCCCGCGAAGGGAGTAGTGGATAAAAATACATTGCTCGTCACCAGCGATAAAGTGCCAAACCCGGTGGCTGTCCGTTTTGGATTCACCGATACTTCCATACCCAACCTGTTCAACAGCAACGGGCTTCCCGTTTCACCATTCCGTACGGATACCTGGGAACTGCGTTAG
- a CDS encoding DUF1572 family protein produces MESYLQSTIKLFRYYKEQADKTMAQLEEQELFWQYNLQSNSIATIVRHMAGNMLSRFTDFLVSDGEKDWRDRDAEFSAEPGARTALLEHWEKGWAVLLETLSLLKQDDLEKVVYIRNEGHTVIEAVNRQLAHYASHVGQILYIGKMIKGESWQYLSIPPNQSAQFNQQKFSQDKTRKHFTDKA; encoded by the coding sequence ATGGAAAGTTATCTTCAAAGCACCATCAAATTGTTCCGTTATTATAAGGAGCAGGCCGATAAAACCATGGCCCAATTAGAAGAACAGGAACTGTTCTGGCAATACAATCTTCAAAGTAATTCTATCGCCACGATCGTGCGGCATATGGCCGGCAACATGCTGAGTCGTTTTACCGATTTCCTGGTTTCCGACGGAGAAAAAGACTGGCGGGACCGCGACGCGGAGTTTTCCGCTGAACCGGGTGCGCGCACGGCATTACTGGAACATTGGGAAAAAGGCTGGGCCGTACTCCTGGAAACCCTGTCTTTATTGAAACAGGACGATCTCGAGAAGGTGGTGTATATCCGCAACGAGGGGCACACGGTAATCGAGGCCGTGAACAGGCAACTTGCGCATTACGCCAGCCACGTAGGGCAAATCCTGTACATCGGGAAGATGATAAAAGGGGAAAGCTGGCAATACCTTTCAATTCCTCCTAACCAGTCCGCGCAATTTAACCAGCAAAAGTTCTCTCAGGATAAAACCAGGAAACATTTTACGGATAAGGCATGA
- a CDS encoding MFS transporter, which produces MNFSLSFTTQRYFRVGVSTFFFLQGLVFSTWASRIPDIKNALHLSDGGLGGVLFALPLGQLTAMGLSGYLVSRFSSKKTLTTAAMLYPAVLVALGTVTQVWQLTLGLFIFGMCGNLCNISVNTQGVGVERIYRRSIMASFHGLWSLAGFTGGVISSFMVADHISPFRHFCIIYLITLVLLAVAHKYILPRDAASAGSAKRKIFVKPDKKIFTLGMIAFASMICEGTMFDWSGIYFEKVVNAPTEITRLGYVAFMTTMAGGRFAADFLVTRFGNTRILQMSGLLILAGMGLAVAIPTIFAATCGFLLVGLGTSSVVPLAYSQAGKSTTMLPGVALAAVSSIGFLGFLIGPPIIGFIAEVASLRWSFITVAILGLGTTVLGRRLAEKQ; this is translated from the coding sequence ATGAATTTTTCCCTTTCTTTCACCACACAACGCTATTTCAGGGTTGGCGTTAGCACGTTCTTCTTTTTGCAGGGACTCGTCTTTTCCACCTGGGCCAGCCGTATCCCCGATATTAAGAACGCACTCCATCTTTCCGACGGGGGACTGGGCGGGGTATTGTTTGCCCTCCCATTGGGACAACTCACCGCCATGGGGCTTTCCGGCTACCTGGTGAGTCGTTTCAGCAGTAAAAAAACACTGACCACCGCGGCAATGCTGTATCCAGCCGTGCTGGTAGCGCTGGGCACGGTAACGCAGGTATGGCAACTTACGCTGGGACTGTTCATTTTCGGGATGTGCGGCAACCTCTGCAACATCAGCGTAAACACACAAGGTGTAGGTGTTGAAAGGATTTACCGCCGCAGCATCATGGCTTCTTTCCACGGTTTGTGGAGCCTGGCCGGCTTCACCGGTGGTGTGATCAGCAGCTTTATGGTGGCCGACCACATTTCACCTTTCAGGCATTTCTGCATCATCTACCTCATTACGCTTGTATTGCTTGCTGTGGCACACAAATACATTCTCCCACGCGATGCGGCCAGTGCCGGAAGCGCCAAACGAAAGATATTCGTGAAGCCCGATAAAAAGATTTTCACCCTCGGCATGATCGCTTTCGCCAGCATGATCTGTGAAGGAACCATGTTCGACTGGAGCGGTATTTATTTTGAAAAAGTGGTGAACGCGCCTACTGAGATCACCCGGCTCGGATATGTCGCATTCATGACCACCATGGCCGGAGGCCGTTTCGCCGCCGATTTTCTGGTGACCCGCTTTGGCAACACACGCATCCTTCAGATGAGCGGCCTGCTTATTCTGGCGGGCATGGGACTGGCTGTGGCCATCCCCACTATTTTTGCGGCTACCTGTGGCTTCCTCCTGGTAGGACTGGGAACATCTTCCGTAGTACCGCTGGCCTATAGCCAGGCCGGCAAATCCACCACCATGCTTCCAGGTGTGGCTCTTGCGGCTGTATCCTCCATAGGGTTCCTGGGTTTCCTGATCGGACCACCCATTATCGGGTTCATCGCTGAAGTCGCCAGTTTAAGATGGTCTTTTATTACGGTGGCGATACTTGGTCTCGGCACAACGGTATTGGGAAGAAGATTGGCAGAGAAGCAATAA
- a CDS encoding GH92 family glycosyl hydrolase, whose translation MKPKHLAVVLMAATLAGPQAKAQKVLSVTDPVEWVNPLMGTQSKVSLSNGNTYPAIAVPWGMNFWMPQTGRNGDGWAYTYDADKIRGFKQTHQPSPWMNDHGQFSLMPVTGSMKFDQEQRASWFSHKAETAKPYYYKVYLADHDVTAEFTPTERAASFRFSYPTTDSSFLVLDAFDRGSYVKIIPSERKIIGYSTRNSGGVTKDFKNWFVVQFDRPFTVAHAWRGQNLAKDTLEINAHHAGAIVGFKTVKNAPVLVQVASSFISLEQAQRNLSTEIGKASFETVMASAKQAWNKQMNRLLVEGGTVDQTRTFYSCLYRTLQFPQRMYEIDANGKPVHYSPYNGKILPGYMFSGTGFWDTFRALYPFLNLMYPAINKEMQEGLLNAYKEGGFLPEWSAPGFRNIMIGNNSASVVSDAYMKGLRGYDIEKLYEALQNGANNEGPMTAVGRKGVQYYNELGYVPYDVKINENAARTLEYAYDDFTIWQLAKALKRPQAEIDLYKKRAMNYKNLFDPESKLMRGKNKDGKFQSPFNPFKWGDAFTEGNSWHYSWSVFQDIEGLKQLMGGDKSFIGMLDSVFNMPPVFDDSYYGGTIHEIREMQIMNMGQYAHGNQPIQHMIYLYNYTSAPWKTQYWVREAMNKLYNPNPDGYCGDEDNGQTSAWYVFSAMGFYPVCPGTTQYVLGAPLFPKITLQPEAGKKLVIEAPGNSDKAIYVQDLKLNGATYTKNWLDHFELMKGGNLRFQMGASPKKDRGAVQSAWPYSMSLDK comes from the coding sequence ATGAAGCCTAAGCACCTCGCGGTAGTATTGATGGCGGCCACGCTGGCCGGACCTCAGGCGAAAGCGCAAAAAGTATTGTCTGTGACCGACCCCGTTGAGTGGGTGAATCCATTGATGGGAACACAGTCGAAAGTGAGTTTGTCTAACGGGAACACCTATCCGGCCATCGCCGTTCCCTGGGGCATGAACTTCTGGATGCCCCAAACGGGCCGGAACGGAGATGGATGGGCATATACCTACGATGCCGATAAAATCAGGGGATTCAAACAAACCCACCAGCCTTCCCCCTGGATGAACGACCACGGTCAGTTCAGCCTGATGCCCGTTACCGGCTCCATGAAATTCGACCAGGAGCAACGTGCCAGTTGGTTCTCCCACAAAGCTGAAACGGCAAAACCTTATTATTACAAAGTGTACCTCGCCGACCACGATGTGACCGCCGAGTTCACGCCCACGGAAAGAGCGGCCAGCTTTCGTTTCAGCTATCCCACAACAGACAGTTCTTTCCTCGTACTTGACGCATTCGACCGCGGTTCTTATGTGAAGATCATTCCTTCAGAAAGAAAGATCATCGGGTACTCCACCCGCAACAGTGGTGGTGTGACGAAAGATTTTAAAAACTGGTTCGTGGTTCAGTTCGACAGGCCTTTTACCGTGGCGCATGCCTGGCGCGGACAGAACCTTGCCAAAGATACATTGGAGATAAACGCGCACCATGCCGGTGCCATTGTTGGTTTCAAAACGGTAAAAAATGCACCTGTACTGGTGCAGGTCGCATCTTCCTTCATCAGCCTGGAACAGGCGCAGCGCAACCTTTCCACCGAAATCGGAAAGGCATCTTTTGAAACGGTTATGGCTTCCGCCAAACAAGCCTGGAACAAACAGATGAACAGGTTGCTGGTAGAAGGCGGTACCGTGGATCAGACACGTACTTTCTATTCCTGCCTCTACCGCACGCTTCAGTTCCCGCAAAGAATGTATGAGATAGATGCGAACGGGAAGCCGGTGCATTATAGTCCGTACAATGGTAAGATACTTCCTGGCTACATGTTCTCCGGAACCGGTTTCTGGGATACCTTCCGCGCGTTGTATCCTTTCCTTAACCTCATGTATCCGGCCATCAACAAAGAGATGCAGGAAGGTTTGCTGAACGCGTACAAAGAAGGCGGGTTCCTGCCCGAATGGTCCGCGCCCGGTTTCCGCAACATCATGATCGGCAACAACTCCGCTTCCGTGGTTTCAGATGCTTACATGAAAGGACTGAGAGGATACGATATTGAAAAACTGTACGAAGCCCTGCAGAACGGTGCCAACAATGAAGGGCCGATGACGGCGGTTGGCAGAAAAGGCGTACAGTATTACAACGAACTCGGATACGTTCCCTACGATGTGAAGATCAACGAGAACGCGGCACGTACGCTGGAATACGCTTACGATGATTTCACCATCTGGCAACTAGCTAAAGCGTTGAAGCGTCCGCAGGCGGAGATTGATCTGTATAAGAAACGTGCGATGAACTATAAGAACCTGTTCGATCCCGAATCCAAACTGATGCGTGGAAAGAACAAGGATGGGAAGTTCCAGTCGCCCTTCAACCCGTTCAAATGGGGTGACGCGTTTACGGAAGGGAACTCCTGGCACTACAGTTGGTCCGTTTTTCAGGATATTGAAGGATTGAAGCAACTCATGGGTGGCGATAAATCTTTCATCGGCATGCTGGATTCGGTATTCAATATGCCTCCCGTATTCGACGATTCTTACTATGGCGGCACGATCCACGAGATCCGTGAAATGCAGATCATGAACATGGGGCAGTACGCGCATGGCAACCAGCCCATCCAGCACATGATCTACCTTTATAACTACACTTCCGCACCCTGGAAAACACAATACTGGGTGCGCGAGGCGATGAACAAATTGTACAACCCCAATCCCGATGGCTATTGCGGTGATGAAGACAATGGCCAGACCTCGGCCTGGTACGTGTTCTCCGCGATGGGCTTCTATCCTGTTTGCCCGGGTACCACGCAGTATGTATTGGGCGCGCCGCTTTTCCCCAAAATTACGCTTCAGCCGGAAGCCGGGAAAAAACTGGTGATTGAGGCGCCCGGCAATTCAGACAAAGCGATCTATGTACAGGACCTGAAACTGAATGGTGCCACGTACACAAAGAACTGGCTTGATCATTTTGAGCTGATGAAAGGCGGTAACCTCCGTTTCCAGATGGGCGCTTCTCCTAAAAAAGACAGAGGTGCGGTACAATCGGCCTGGCCGTACTCCATGAGTTTGGATAAGTAG
- a CDS encoding PorP/SprF family type IX secretion system membrane protein, with the protein MSVRSIYKSSILKGVFALVLIGGGMAQEASAQLSPFGASWFQNQYLNNPAMSGLKEGTLLNGGYRQLASTISGSGSSQYLTGEHRFSNRVGVGLMAVNDEAGLIRNTTLRATYTYHLPLEGEKGLHFGISAGGAFQSLDQKAMSGEIDDPLVIGFQDRGFDFDADFGAAYTDGKLTVQGAFPNMVTYFRKGESDLVNRTTFFAAASYKLKVGIEEDEVGVEPKLGYRGIQGQEGIIDGGVNLSFKQELLNLYGMYHSSKNLTFGLGIRIKEVALLSAAYTTQPSGLSQEVKGNMEFGVRFQLK; encoded by the coding sequence ATGAGCGTACGATCAATATACAAAAGCAGCATCCTGAAAGGCGTCTTCGCGCTGGTGCTGATCGGCGGCGGAATGGCCCAGGAAGCCTCGGCCCAGCTTAGCCCATTCGGAGCCTCCTGGTTCCAGAACCAGTACCTGAACAACCCCGCCATGTCGGGGTTGAAGGAAGGCACTTTGCTGAACGGCGGCTACCGCCAACTCGCATCCACCATCTCCGGTTCAGGTTCTTCCCAATACCTTACCGGTGAACACCGTTTCTCTAACCGGGTGGGTGTGGGACTGATGGCCGTAAACGATGAAGCGGGCCTGATCCGCAACACCACTCTGCGCGCTACTTATACCTACCACCTGCCACTGGAAGGAGAGAAGGGATTGCATTTCGGCATATCCGCCGGAGGCGCTTTCCAGTCCCTCGACCAGAAAGCGATGAGCGGTGAAATAGATGATCCGCTGGTGATCGGTTTCCAGGACCGCGGCTTCGATTTTGACGCCGATTTCGGCGCGGCCTATACCGATGGAAAACTTACCGTTCAGGGCGCTTTCCCCAATATGGTCACTTATTTCAGAAAAGGAGAAAGCGACCTCGTGAACAGGACCACTTTCTTCGCCGCCGCTTCCTACAAACTGAAAGTGGGGATCGAAGAAGATGAAGTGGGCGTGGAACCCAAACTCGGTTACCGCGGTATCCAGGGGCAGGAAGGCATCATCGATGGTGGTGTGAACCTTTCCTTCAAGCAGGAACTGCTGAACCTGTACGGCATGTACCATTCTTCCAAAAACCTGACTTTCGGACTGGGCATCCGGATCAAGGAAGTGGCGTTGCTTTCCGCAGCGTATACCACGCAGCCTTCCGGACTGAGCCAGGAAGTGAAAGGAAACATGGAGTTCGGCGTGCGCTTCCAGCTCAAGTAA